In Mixophyes fleayi isolate aMixFle1 chromosome 4, aMixFle1.hap1, whole genome shotgun sequence, the following proteins share a genomic window:
- the SNRPF gene encoding small nuclear ribonucleoprotein F yields MSLPLNPKPFLNGLTGKPVMVKLKWGMEYKGYLVSVDGYMNMQLANTEEYVDGALSGHLGEVLIRCNNVLYIRGVEEEEEDGEMRE; encoded by the exons ATG AGTTTGCCATTAAACCCGAAACCCTTTCTTAATGGCCTCACTGGTAAACCAGTGATGGTAAAACTGAAGTGGGGTATGGAATATAAGGGTTACCTGGTCTCTGTGGATGGATACATGAACATGCAG CTTGCAAATACAGAAGAATATGTAGATGGTGCATTGTCTGGACATCTTGGAGAAGTTTTAATAcg ATGTAACAATGTGCTATACATACGTGGtgtagaagaggaagaagaagatggCGAAATGAGAGAATAA